One stretch of Pradoshia sp. D12 DNA includes these proteins:
- a CDS encoding glycerophosphodiester phosphodiesterase encodes MTLIFGHRGYAAVYPENTMISFIEAFNAGADGIELDVQLTEDGELVVIHDLTVDRTTDSEGNVRDFTLAEIKKLNAANNSKTVEFASIPTLREVMEWLATNDLLLNIELKNGVFPYPGMEEKVIEMIREYDMEERTVLSSFNHYSMVYCHRLAPEIETAPLYSDGLYMPWIYASSIKAKGIHPKYKAAPNEIIEESMKAGIAVRPYTVNRKADMKRLFKVGCTAFITDDPDKAIQLRNQYQ; translated from the coding sequence TTGACATTAATATTTGGACATAGAGGATATGCTGCTGTGTATCCGGAAAACACGATGATTTCTTTTATCGAAGCCTTTAATGCAGGTGCAGATGGGATTGAATTGGATGTACAATTAACGGAAGATGGTGAGCTTGTTGTCATCCATGATCTAACGGTTGACCGTACGACAGACTCAGAAGGTAATGTTCGTGATTTTACTCTTGCAGAGATTAAAAAGCTCAATGCTGCCAATAACTCCAAAACTGTAGAATTTGCTAGTATACCTACTCTTCGGGAAGTTATGGAGTGGTTGGCTACAAATGATTTACTATTGAACATTGAATTAAAAAATGGGGTATTTCCCTATCCAGGCATGGAAGAAAAAGTGATTGAAATGATTCGTGAGTATGACATGGAAGAGAGGACGGTTTTGTCCTCGTTTAATCACTATAGTATGGTCTATTGTCATCGATTGGCTCCTGAGATTGAAACAGCGCCATTATACTCAGATGGGCTATATATGCCCTGGATTTATGCAAGCTCGATAAAAGCGAAAGGGATTCATCCAAAATACAAAGCAGCACCTAATGAAATCATTGAGGAATCTATGAAAGCTGGGATTGCAGTCAGGCCTTATACGGTGAACCGCAAAGCAGATATGAAGCGATTATTTAAGGTGGGATGCACTGCATTTATTACGGATGACCCAGATAAAGCGATTCAGCTCAGGAATCAATATCAATAA
- the spo0A gene encoding sporulation transcription factor Spo0A — MKKIKVCVVDDNRELVALLEEYISEQPDMEITGVAHNGQDCLSMLEQQTPDVLVLDIIMPHLDGLAVLERIKDSQKGTSVPNVIMLTAFGQEDVTKKAVELGASYFILKPFDMDNLVNHIRQTGEKGAGIARTSTYTPRQPSESKPLNLDASITSIIHEIGVPAHIKGYMYLREAISMVYNDIELLGSITKVLYPDIAKKFNTTASRVERAIRHAIEVAWSRGNIESISSLFGYTVSMTKAKPTNSEFIAMVADKLRLEHKAS, encoded by the coding sequence TTGAAAAAAATAAAAGTATGTGTCGTTGATGACAATCGTGAACTTGTTGCTTTATTGGAAGAGTATATATCAGAACAGCCGGATATGGAGATTACAGGGGTTGCCCATAATGGACAGGATTGTTTAAGCATGCTTGAACAGCAAACGCCGGATGTTTTAGTACTTGATATTATCATGCCGCATTTGGATGGTCTGGCCGTTTTGGAGCGAATTAAAGATTCTCAAAAAGGAACGAGTGTTCCGAATGTCATCATGTTAACTGCTTTTGGCCAGGAAGATGTTACGAAAAAAGCGGTTGAACTAGGAGCGTCATATTTTATACTTAAACCATTTGATATGGATAACCTTGTCAATCATATTAGACAGACAGGTGAAAAGGGTGCTGGCATAGCGAGAACGAGCACATATACACCGCGTCAGCCATCGGAATCTAAGCCTCTAAACCTTGATGCAAGTATCACTAGCATTATCCACGAGATTGGGGTACCTGCGCATATTAAAGGCTATATGTATTTACGTGAAGCAATTTCTATGGTTTATAACGACATTGAACTGCTTGGTTCGATTACTAAAGTCCTTTATCCGGATATTGCGAAAAAATTCAACACTACTGCGAGCCGTGTAGAACGTGCTATTCGACATGCAATTGAGGTCGCATGGAGCAGAGGAAACATTGAATCCATCTCCTCATTATTTGGATACACAGTCAGTATGACGAAAGCGAAACCGACAAACAGTGAGTTTATTGCAATGGTCGCTGATAAGCTTCGACTCGAACATAAAGCATCTTAA